A region of Streptomyces sp. R44 DNA encodes the following proteins:
- a CDS encoding peptidase C39 family protein has protein sequence MTSSTPRRSVLAAALAAAAGTAAAGSASAAVPTAATGPDCAVSDCAADGGERGHAPAAGLVDNRFWSSYTDWRCGTAAGTKAVAGRRPGLVLATPAGRLDYTDPHTGRTSAWEYASWTSPVHTPAVPATEVIASWNAETPAGTWLQVELSGTYSDAGTTPWYVLGRWASGDDDIRRTSVDDQTDGRSTVWTDTFAIDDAASGLRLSSYRLRLTLYRTPGSDLTPTVWRLGAMASDIPDRFTVPASEPGPDHELTVPRYSQNTHVGQYPEYDNGGEAWCSPTSSQMIVEYWGRTPTAEQLAWVNPAFADPQVCHAARFTYDHQYQGCGNWPFNAAYAASYPDMNAVVTRLRSLTELESLVSAGIPAITSQSFRKEELTGAGYGTSGHLMTVIGFTPDGDIIANDPASPSNEAVRRVYRRREWENIWLRTKRYDANGKVRGGTGGVCYIFWPVKSAPSQHRALQALGLV, from the coding sequence ATGACCAGCTCCACCCCGCGCAGAAGCGTCCTGGCCGCGGCGCTCGCGGCCGCCGCGGGGACGGCCGCCGCCGGCTCCGCCTCCGCGGCCGTCCCCACCGCAGCCACCGGCCCCGACTGCGCCGTCTCCGACTGCGCGGCCGACGGCGGCGAGCGGGGCCACGCGCCCGCCGCCGGTCTTGTCGACAACCGCTTCTGGTCCTCGTACACCGACTGGAGGTGCGGCACGGCGGCCGGTACGAAGGCGGTCGCCGGACGTCGCCCCGGCCTGGTCCTCGCCACCCCCGCCGGCCGCCTCGACTACACCGACCCGCACACCGGCCGCACCTCCGCCTGGGAGTACGCGAGCTGGACCTCGCCCGTCCACACCCCGGCCGTGCCCGCCACCGAGGTCATCGCCTCCTGGAACGCCGAGACGCCCGCCGGCACCTGGCTCCAGGTCGAACTGTCCGGCACCTACTCGGACGCCGGCACCACCCCCTGGTACGTGCTCGGCCGCTGGGCCTCCGGCGACGACGACATCCGCCGCACCTCGGTCGACGACCAGACCGACGGCAGGAGCACCGTCTGGACCGACACCTTCGCCATCGACGACGCGGCGAGCGGCCTGCGGCTGAGCTCGTACCGCCTCCGTCTGACGCTGTACCGCACCCCGGGCAGCGACCTCACCCCCACGGTGTGGCGGCTGGGCGCGATGGCCTCGGACATCCCGGACCGCTTCACCGTCCCGGCCTCCGAGCCGGGCCCGGACCACGAGCTGACCGTCCCGCGCTACTCCCAGAACACCCACGTCGGCCAGTACCCCGAGTACGACAACGGCGGCGAGGCCTGGTGCAGCCCGACCTCCTCCCAGATGATCGTCGAGTACTGGGGACGCACGCCCACGGCCGAGCAGCTGGCCTGGGTGAACCCGGCCTTCGCCGACCCGCAGGTCTGCCACGCGGCCCGCTTCACCTACGACCACCAGTACCAGGGCTGCGGCAACTGGCCCTTCAACGCCGCCTACGCGGCCTCCTATCCCGACATGAACGCCGTGGTCACCCGGCTCCGCTCGCTCACGGAACTCGAATCGCTGGTCTCGGCCGGCATCCCGGCCATAACGTCCCAGTCCTTCCGCAAGGAGGAACTGACGGGCGCCGGCTACGGCACCTCGGGCCACCTGATGACCGTCATCGGCTTCACGCCCGACGGCGACATCATCGCCAACGACCCCGCCTCACCCAGCAACGAGGCTGTCCGCAGGGTCTACCGACGGCGCGAGTGGGAGAACATCTGGCTGCGGACCAAGCGCTATGACGCAAACGGCAAGGTCAGAGGCGGTACGGGGGGTGTCTGCTACATCTTCTGGCCGGTCAAGTCAGCACCAAGTCAGCACCGCGCACTGCAGGCACTCGGCCTGGTGTGA
- a CDS encoding uridine kinase, whose protein sequence is MNDLDRAAHALLRLPPSCGPVRLIAVDGHAGSGKSTLAARLAAALGDAPVLHLDDLATHEELFAWTGRLREQVLEPLSRGETASYRPYDWRLRRFGEARALPPAPVVLVEGVGAGRRLLRPFLAWLLWMERGAEESWERGRRRDGHEQASFWDGWTVAETRHFAEDPSRPFAHTLVRECPEGYDWLPGPSVTAGADQIITHGDGFLSVN, encoded by the coding sequence ATGAACGACCTCGACCGCGCCGCCCACGCGCTGCTCCGGCTGCCGCCTTCCTGCGGGCCGGTCCGGCTGATCGCGGTCGACGGCCACGCGGGCTCCGGCAAGTCCACCCTCGCGGCCCGTCTCGCCGCCGCCCTCGGCGACGCACCCGTCCTCCACCTCGACGACCTCGCCACCCACGAGGAGCTCTTCGCGTGGACCGGCCGGCTGCGGGAGCAGGTCCTGGAGCCGCTGTCGCGCGGCGAGACCGCCTCGTACCGCCCGTACGACTGGCGGCTGCGGCGCTTCGGGGAGGCGCGGGCGCTGCCCCCGGCGCCGGTGGTCCTCGTCGAGGGCGTGGGCGCCGGCCGGCGGTTGCTGAGGCCGTTCCTGGCGTGGCTGCTGTGGATGGAGCGCGGTGCCGAGGAGTCCTGGGAGCGGGGGCGCCGGCGGGACGGTCATGAGCAGGCCTCCTTCTGGGACGGCTGGACCGTGGCGGAGACTCGCCATTTCGCGGAGGACCCCTCCCGGCCCTTCGCCCACACCCTGGTACGGGAGTGCCCGGAGGGGTACGACTGGCTTCCCGGGCCGTCCGTGACAGCGGGCGCGGACCAGATCATCACACACGGTGATGGCTTCCTGTCCGTGAACTGA
- a CDS encoding AAA family ATPase, which translates to MDIGTQGSQAPAELAWLRGVDAYTMGAYPQAEDEFRTAVRIDPGMADAWLGLHALRVDTTTALLRMYRNRDRFGEQRTRHRRTLNSWYWLGWWVQPVLESPRDLLLAHASHWLDGRHVPELDRALAGLLPVDTDPQVRFLHACRAYLVKDWDQLVRHTESLVDDPLLGIEAGLFGGMARVRLEMYSQAEPLLSASLMRCRSEQPQRKELRYWLARAHEGTGRSAAALPLYRAVHRIDPAFMDTAARLAAIAEYDGFEGYDGIDDPAGLATVAMGTLGGGLGQDAVDTVPGAEPDPGGLGDGLRLAPEPVPPAAPVASPETVRQKAPLPGQPMPPRFPAGPTDPVLLAEALAELEGMVGLEPVKRQVKALSAQLEMARLRAGQGLPVQPPKRHFVFSGPSGTGKTTVARILGRVFYALGLLGGDHLVEAQRADLVGEFLGQTAVKANELIDSAVGGVLFVDEAYALSNTGYSKGDAYGDEALQVLLKRAEDNRDHLVVILAGYPEGMDRLLSTNPGLSSRFTTRVDFPSYRPLELTAIGEVLASANGDGWDEEALDELRSISGHVVEQGWIDELGNGRFLRTLYEKSCAYRDLRLSGYPGTPSREDLATLRLADLMQAYGEVLSGRGPVDRGPQQEPPGY; encoded by the coding sequence ATGGACATCGGCACGCAGGGCTCGCAGGCCCCGGCCGAGCTCGCCTGGCTCCGCGGAGTCGACGCCTACACGATGGGCGCGTATCCGCAGGCGGAGGACGAGTTCCGGACGGCGGTACGGATCGATCCCGGGATGGCGGACGCCTGGCTCGGGCTGCACGCGCTCCGGGTCGACACCACGACCGCGCTGCTGCGCATGTACCGCAACCGCGACCGCTTCGGCGAGCAGCGGACCCGGCACCGGCGCACCCTGAACTCCTGGTACTGGCTGGGCTGGTGGGTCCAGCCGGTCCTGGAGAGCCCGCGCGACCTGCTGCTCGCGCACGCCTCCCACTGGCTCGACGGCCGCCATGTGCCCGAGCTCGACCGCGCGCTCGCGGGCCTCCTCCCGGTCGACACCGACCCGCAGGTCCGCTTCCTGCACGCCTGCCGCGCCTATCTCGTCAAGGACTGGGACCAGCTCGTCCGGCACACCGAGAGCCTCGTCGACGATCCGCTGCTCGGCATCGAGGCCGGGCTCTTCGGCGGCATGGCCCGGGTGCGCCTGGAGATGTACAGCCAGGCCGAGCCGCTCCTCTCCGCCTCCCTGATGCGGTGCCGCAGCGAGCAGCCACAGCGCAAGGAACTGCGCTACTGGCTCGCCCGCGCCCACGAGGGCACCGGGCGCAGCGCCGCCGCCCTGCCGCTCTACCGGGCGGTGCACCGGATCGACCCGGCGTTCATGGACACCGCCGCCCGGCTCGCCGCGATCGCCGAGTACGACGGTTTCGAGGGCTACGACGGCATCGACGACCCGGCCGGTCTCGCGACGGTGGCGATGGGCACCCTCGGCGGCGGCCTCGGCCAGGACGCGGTGGACACCGTGCCGGGCGCCGAGCCCGACCCCGGCGGACTCGGCGACGGGCTGCGGCTCGCACCCGAACCGGTGCCACCGGCCGCGCCCGTCGCGTCCCCGGAGACCGTACGGCAGAAGGCGCCGCTGCCCGGTCAGCCGATGCCGCCGCGCTTCCCGGCCGGACCCACCGACCCCGTCCTCCTCGCGGAGGCACTCGCCGAGCTGGAGGGCATGGTCGGGCTCGAACCGGTGAAGCGCCAGGTCAAGGCGCTCTCGGCGCAGCTGGAGATGGCGCGGCTCCGCGCCGGCCAGGGCCTTCCGGTCCAGCCGCCCAAACGCCACTTCGTCTTCTCCGGGCCCTCGGGCACCGGGAAGACCACGGTCGCCCGGATCCTGGGACGGGTCTTCTACGCCCTCGGCCTGCTCGGCGGCGACCACCTCGTGGAGGCCCAACGGGCCGATCTGGTCGGCGAGTTCCTGGGCCAGACGGCGGTCAAGGCCAATGAGCTGATCGACTCGGCGGTCGGCGGCGTACTGTTCGTGGACGAGGCGTACGCGCTCTCCAACACCGGCTACAGCAAGGGCGACGCGTACGGCGACGAGGCCCTCCAGGTGCTCCTGAAGCGGGCCGAGGACAACCGGGACCACCTCGTCGTCATCCTCGCCGGCTATCCCGAGGGCATGGACCGGCTGCTCAGCACCAACCCCGGTCTGTCCTCCCGGTTCACCACCCGGGTCGACTTCCCCTCGTACCGGCCGCTCGAACTCACCGCCATCGGCGAGGTCCTGGCCTCGGCCAACGGGGACGGCTGGGACGAGGAGGCCCTCGACGAGCTCCGTTCGATCAGTGGGCACGTCGTCGAGCAGGGCTGGATCGACGAGCTCGGCAACGGGCGCTTCCTGCGCACCCTGTACGAGAAGTCCTGCGCCTACCGGGACCTGCGGCTCTCCGGATACCCGGGGACCCCGAGCCGGGAGGACCTCGCCACCCTCCGGCTCGCCGACCTCATGCAGGCGTACGGCGAGGTCCTGTCGGGCCGCGGCCCGGTCGACCGCGGCCCCCAGCAGGAGCCCCCGGGGTACTAG